TTTTTACTATCTTCATTCAAAACTGAAAGACCTTAATAAGCTAAATCTTGAGCACAGCTTTGAAGCGCCTATGGTATACCCCATGCTTATAGAGCATAAGGATTTAAGAGCCTATCTAGTTAGTAAGAAGATTTATGTACCACATTGGTGGAAGGATGTTCTTTCTAGAGTAGAAAGTAACAGCTTTGAACATTATTTGTCGACTTATCTTTTAGCTCTGCCTATAGACCAGAGGTATGATTTAGAGGATATGGACTATATTGTGGGACATATAAAAGCTTTTGACAACAGTATTTTGCTATAGAAAAATTGCTAATAAAGAGGATAAACTATGGATGAAAAGAAACTAAATAATATAGCTAGTAGCATGGACAAAGTTTTTTGGAGCTTTTGGGACAATCTGATTTATAAAGCTTTAGAATCAAGCGTTGATATTATGCCACCTAGGCTTCAAAAACTAATTGCAAATTATTATACTGATGCTAGAATTAGGAAGCTGTATTTTGATAGATTAGGTGTAAAGATGGGCGAAGGAAGCTTTGCTAATTTAGGTATGAAAATCATAGTATCAGCAAATCATAGATATAGCATAGAAATAGGAGATAATGTATCTATAGGACCCAATTTGACTTTAGTTACAGAGGCAGCAGCCGGCAACGGAAAGGAAATCAACACCTTGCCTTATGTAAAGGAAAAGCTTACTAAGGAAGCTAAAATTTATATAGAGGATGAAGTGTGGATAGGGGCTAATGTCGTGATTCTTCCAGGTGTAAGAGTTGGAAGATGCAGTGTTATAGGAGCTGGGGCAGTTGTAAACTCTAATGTCGAGCCATATAGCGTATATGCAGGAGTTCCAGCAAGAAAGATTAGAGATTTGGAAAAGGAGTAGGCATGGATAAAGTATCAATTATAGTTCCAATTTATTACAATGAACTAAATATACCTCACTTATATGAGCAAATGAAAGAAAAAATCCTATCAAGAACTGATTTTGAAGCTGAAATTGTCTGCGTAGATGATGGCTCAAAGGACGGTTCATATAAAGCTCTGCTAGAGCTAAGAGAAAAAGATGATAGGTTCAAGGTAGTCAAGCTGTCTAGAAATTTTGGTTCACATACAGCTATACTTGCAGGCTTTGCTCATGCGACTGGAGACTGCATGACTATGGTAGCTGCTGACCTTCAGGAACCTCTGGAAATAATTATAGAGATGTATGAAAAATGGAGGCAAGGCAAAAAAGTAGTAATAGCAGTTCGCAAGGACAGAGAGGATGGTTTTTTTCAAAAACTGTTTTCCAATACATATTATTCTCTGATGCAAAAATATGCACTAAAAGACATGCCTAGTGGAGGCTTTGATTGTTTCTTTATCGATAAAAAAGTAAGAGATGTACTGGTATCCATGAATGAAAAAAATTCTTCTATTGTGGGACAGGTGCTCTGGGCTGGATTTGAAATGGACAAGATTTACTATGTGAGAAAAAAACGAGAAATAGGGGAGTCTAAATGGACTTTATCAAAGAAAATTAAGCTCTTTATTGATTCCTTTATGGCTTTTTCTTATGTCCCTATCAGATTTATATCTACGCTAGGTATATTTATTTCTATAGTTGGATTTATCTTAGCAGTATTTTTGATTGTGAATAAGTTTATGTTCAATGTGCCTGTTCAAGGCTGGACTACTATGATGATTACCCTACTAATGCTCTCTGGAATACAGATGCTTACTCTAGGAGTTATAGGGGAGTATCTATGGAGAAATTTTGATGAGAGCAGAGGAAGACCTACTTACATAGTAGAAGAAACTCATGGAATAGATGAGTAAGTAAAAGAGATTGAGAGTGAATTTATATGGTCTATTGTTTTTATGATATAGCTACAAATGAAAAAACTAAATGCAGTAAAACGGATTTTGACTTTAGATTCAAAGCTTTAAAGACAAACGAGGTTTTGTTTTTTGATAGCGAAGACTTTCATTTATATCACAGCAAAAATGCAGATGAGGTTTACTTTTTAGGATTTTTGAAGGAGTCTAAAGCAATAGGCTACTGCATAGTTGGATTAAGGGATAATAGTGGGAGAGCTATGCTTTGCATACCTTATTCTTCTCCTTTTTCTACCTTTTATTTTAACCCTAAAATAGATGACCTAGATAAAGCGAGATGTATAAATGGCTTAAAATCTATGGCAAATGAGCTAGATGCAGATTTTAGGCTTATCCTCGCTCCGGATATTTATGATGAAACACTTGCTATAAGCATGGGACTAGTTCTAGATGAAGGCTTTAAGCTACAATATTCTCATGTAAACAATTACTATAATCTAAAAGAGATTACGGATATAGATGAGTTTGTAT
This is a stretch of genomic DNA from Acetoanaerobium sticklandii. It encodes these proteins:
- a CDS encoding glycosyltransferase family 2 protein gives rise to the protein MDKVSIIVPIYYNELNIPHLYEQMKEKILSRTDFEAEIVCVDDGSKDGSYKALLELREKDDRFKVVKLSRNFGSHTAILAGFAHATGDCMTMVAADLQEPLEIIIEMYEKWRQGKKVVIAVRKDREDGFFQKLFSNTYYSLMQKYALKDMPSGGFDCFFIDKKVRDVLVSMNEKNSSIVGQVLWAGFEMDKIYYVRKKREIGESKWTLSKKIKLFIDSFMAFSYVPIRFISTLGIFISIVGFILAVFLIVNKFMFNVPVQGWTTMMITLLMLSGIQMLTLGVIGEYLWRNFDESRGRPTYIVEETHGIDE
- a CDS encoding acyltransferase, which codes for MDEKKLNNIASSMDKVFWSFWDNLIYKALESSVDIMPPRLQKLIANYYTDARIRKLYFDRLGVKMGEGSFANLGMKIIVSANHRYSIEIGDNVSIGPNLTLVTEAAAGNGKEINTLPYVKEKLTKEAKIYIEDEVWIGANVVILPGVRVGRCSVIGAGAVVNSNVEPYSVYAGVPARKIRDLEKE